Proteins from one Alysiella filiformis genomic window:
- a CDS encoding glycosyltransferase family 25 protein — MNNFVINVPTATMRQAHIHQQFQSQKIDFAFFDAVQVADLAECMAQHLPQLAQVPHLRDVEKACFMSHFLLWKYCVKHNLPHITIFEDDIVLGENAHKWLMNQDYLANLGNNKAWLLRLETFLMPTHTERTDFADYDHRAFLRLKSTHHGTAAYVVSHQAAVDLVDWVSKLPEKAFDALDELIFSQHLHRANLPVYQISPALCIQEFQLNQANSTLRTTLGNERFGNAPANEIKRQRSLGEKIQREWLRLKKKMWGKPSIIPFK, encoded by the coding sequence ATGAATAATTTTGTGATAAACGTCCCCACCGCCACCATGCGGCAAGCGCACATACACCAACAATTTCAATCACAAAAAATTGATTTTGCCTTTTTTGACGCGGTGCAAGTGGCGGATTTGGCAGAATGCATGGCGCAACACCTGCCCCAGCTAGCCCAAGTGCCACATTTACGCGATGTGGAAAAAGCCTGTTTCATGAGCCACTTTTTGCTGTGGAAATATTGCGTGAAACACAATTTGCCCCACATCACGATTTTTGAAGACGACATTGTGTTGGGCGAAAATGCCCACAAATGGCTGATGAACCAAGATTATTTGGCAAACTTGGGCAACAATAAAGCATGGCTGTTGCGTTTGGAAACCTTTCTCATGCCCACCCACACCGAGCGCACCGATTTTGCCGATTACGACCATCGCGCGTTTTTGCGTTTAAAAAGCACACACCACGGTACGGCAGCATATGTGGTGTCGCACCAAGCTGCTGTGGATTTGGTGGATTGGGTGTCCAAGCTGCCTGAAAAAGCGTTTGACGCGCTGGACGAATTGATTTTCAGCCAGCATTTGCACCGTGCCAATTTGCCCGTTTACCAAATTTCGCCCGCTTTGTGCATACAAGAATTTCAGCTCAACCAAGCAAACAGCACCTTGCGTACCACATTGGGCAACGAGCGTTTTGGCAATGCGCCAGCCAATGAAATCAAACGCCAACGCAGCTTGGGCGAAAAAATCCAACGCGAATGGTTGCGCCTGAAAAAGAAAATGTGGGGCAAACCCAGTATCATTCCATTTAAATGA